The following is a genomic window from Haliaeetus albicilla chromosome 13, bHalAlb1.1, whole genome shotgun sequence.
TCAAGgcagaggcggggggggggtcggtGCGAGCCCTGCCCCCCCTTCAGCCAGGCCCCGTCCCCCGGTGCCACTGCCTGTCCCTGCCGTCCTGGCTTCTACCGCGCACCCGGCGAGGGACCCGCGCTCCGCTGCTCCGGTCAGCACCCATGGGGGCTGCGGGTGAGGGGGTCCGGACATTGGAGTCCGTGGGTTGGGGGGGCACAGGCTGCCCGGACACCCAGGTTTGTGGGTCCCTGGGTCTGGGCAGGGGGGTCCGGGCacccagacccctgggtccctGTGTTTGGGGGGTTCCAGCACCCAGACCCACAATTCCCCATCCCTATGGGTGCTGGCCCCCCCACTTATCCcacctcccccgcccccagcacccccctcGGCCCCCCGCAGCGTGGTGGCTCGGCTGAACGGTTCCGGGGTGCGACTGGAGTGGAGCAGCCCCCGTGACGGGGGGGGCCGCCCCGATCTCGCCTACGGTGTGGGGTGCCGAGCCTGCCCCGAGCGGGCGCCCTGCGGTCCCTGCGCCCGTCTCACCTTCTCCCCCGGCACCGCCGGGCTGCGGGGTCGCGGCGTCACCGTCACCGGCCTCCAGCCCTATGTCACCTACACCTTCACCGTCACCGCCCGCAATGGCGTCTCCCATCTCAGCCCCCACCCGCCCCCCGGGGAAGAGGTCAATGTCACCACCACCAAGGACGGTAGGagtgggggggggacgacgacacatggacccccaaaacctgccctgggaccccccgaaCCTACCCTGAGCCCTCAAGCTTGCCCTGGAACCCCCAGACCTGTCCTGAGACCCCCAAACTCACCCTGACATCCCCCCGCCGAACCCTTGGGACCCCTAAACCCGCTCTGGGACCCCCCAGGTTCCCTCAAGGACCCCCTAACCCACTCTGGGACCCCTGAACCCATCCTGGGACCCTCCAGGTTCCCTCAGGGACCCCCTAACCCACCCTGGGACCCCCTAACTCACTCTGGGACCCCTGAACCCATCCTGGGACCACCCAGGTTCCCTCAAGGACCCCCTAACCCACTCTGGGACGCCTGAACCCATCTTGGGACCCCCCAGGTTCCCTCAGGGACCCCCTAACCCACTCTGGGACCCCCCAAACCTatcctgggaccccccaaaacctgtCCTGGCACCCTCAAACCCTCCCTGGGATTCCCCTGGGACCCCAAAGTCTCCCCAAGGGCCCCCAagaccccctccccacccccggGACGCCCATGACCTTCCTGATCCCCCCACAGTGCCACTGCCAGTGTACGACGTGGTCCGGATCGGGGGGTCCCCCACGGGGGTGACGCTGTCGTGGCCtacaccccccccagccccccctggGAGCCACGTCCTCGACTATGAGGTCAAGTACTATGAGAAGgtgagggagggctgggggcactggAGGGGTCCCAAGGGACACTGGGGGTATTGGGAGGTCCTGGGGGGCATTTGGGGATATTAAGGGGGTGATGGGGGCATTGAGGGGGTCCCAAGGGACATTGGGGGGGACTTGGGGAGGATGCTcttgggggtcccggggggcactgggggaggGCTATTGGGGGGCTCCTGTAGGGGTATTTAGGGAGTCCTGAGAGCTAGTTAGGAGTCCTGGGGCGTCGGGGGGGAGGGCTTCTGGGGGCATTTGGGCGTTCTTGGGGGGTATTGGGGGCTCCTGAGGGGTATTGGGGGTGTCCTGGGTGGCACCGGGGTTCCCAAGAGGCATCAGGGGGGttggggagttttggggggtcctggggggcaCTTGCAGATCTGGAGGGGACccaggggacactggggggtccctgggggccattgggggggtcctgggggttATTTCATAGGCCCTGGAAGGGGTATTGGGGGCCCTGGGTCAGGAGAGGGGTGGGTGTCTGACCCCCGCAGATGGGAGGGGGCGAGGGCCCCCCCATGTTCCTGAAGGTGCCAGCACCGCGGGCGGAACTGGGGGGGCTGCGCCGAGGGGGGCTCTACGGGGTGCGAGTCCGCGCCCGCTCCGAAGCCGGTTATGGGGACTTCGGCCCTGAGACCGCCGTCACCACCCAGGGCGCCGGTAAGCCCACTGCCCCCCCAACAAAACTCCCCTAATCCCCTCTAGAACCCCCAACTTCCCCAACAACCTCCCTAACTCTCTCTGGGATGCCCCAAGGCCCCCCAACTCCCCCTGGGAGCCCCAACCCCTCCCAGGAGCCCCCTGAACCCCCTggggtgacctttgaccccccCCCAAGCTCCTGGggacccctgggaccccaaaaccGTGTGGCACCCCACGTGGTATTTGTACCCCGCCCCGGACCCCCTGAGCCCCCCTGGAATGTCCCTGGGAGTCCCCAATCCCCCACAACCgctctgggaccccccccaacccctctgGGACCCCCAATGACCCTTGTAATCCCTCTGGGACACCCCCGTGCCCCTCCCATGACCCCTTTGGGAACCTGTGGGACCCCCATAAACCCCCTGGgccccacccccaaccccctTGTGACCCCTGGGCCCTCTCTCGGGACCCCCTGGCACTGAcggctgctggcagaggggtCCCGAGGGGAGCACGGGGGTCTGGTGGCGGGGGCTGCGGCCCTGGGGGGGCTCCTGGTGCTGGCGCTGCTCGCGGGGACCCTGCTCTGCTTCAGgtgagggggggtggggggatcctGCAGGGCTCTGAGGGTCTCAGGTGGGGGGAAGTGGAGCATCCTTGGGGGGCTTGAGAAGGGCTggaggggcttggggggggcaCTGCAGTGTcctgggaggctgggggggcagagTTGGAGCATCCTGGGGGTCCCTAGGGTGTCCCTGAGGGGTTTACAGGGGTACTGGGGGGGCTCTAGAGGGGTCCCAGGGGgtctggggagctgggggggctgtTGGGGCatcctgggggtcctggtggggtCCCTGGCGGGGTatgggggggctttgggggtctCCAGGGGATCCCTGGTGGgtctggggagctgggggggggggggattgggagcatcctgggggtccctgtgggggTCCCTGTGGCGGTCCCAGGGGTATGTGGGTGGGCCTGGGGGGGTCTCGGGGGGGCTGCACTGACTGTGTCCCTCCTCCCAGGCGCCACAGCCACCGGCACAGGGAGGATGCGGATCAGCACGGCCACCGCCCTGCGGGCCACGGTGGGTGTCAGCCGGCATCAccccagtgccaccctggtATCACCCCAGTGtcaccccgtgtccccatccccggtGTGACAGCGGTGACGTTGTCCCCATTGGGGGGCGCTgtcccccccccgtgtccccatggtGACAGTGCCGGGGACggtgtccccacatccccatggTGACCGTCTCGGTGTCCCCGCACCCCTTTGGTGACGGTGATGATGGcactgtccccatgtccccgcGTCCCCACGGTACCGGTGGTGGCATCCCCGTGTCGCTGTCCCCTGTAACCGCGGCAAGGGTGGGGGCTGGCgtcccctggggcaggggggacgCCGGGTGACGCCATGTGCCGGTAGCAGGCGGGAAGCTGTACATCGACCCCCTGACCTACGAGGACCCTGGGGTGGCCCTGAGGGACTTCGCCCAGGAGATTGACGTCGCCTGCGTCAAGATCGAGGAGGTCATCGGGGCAGGTGACATCCTCTGGCCCCGCctggccctgcccagccccccccaacccggCCCCAACGACGTCCCCGATGACGTCCCTACGGATGTCCCCAACGATGTCCCTGTCTGTGTCCCGTCAGATGTCCCTGATGATATTCTCAGTGAtgtccccatccttgtccctAACGATGCCAGTATTCTTGTCCCTAATGATATCCTCACGCGTCGTCACCTATGTCCCCACCCCTTTATATCCCCAATGGCGTCCCCATCCATCGCCGTGCCTGCTCACGACGCCATGGCCGTCCCCCGCTGTCCCCAGGGGAGTTGGGGGAGGCGTGGCGGGGCTCCGGGGTGACGCGTTCCCCCGCCATCATCCCCAGGGGAGTTCGGCGAGGTGTGCCGGGGCCGGCTGGCGCTGCCAGGGCGCCCCGAGTCGCCGGTGGCAGTGAAGACGCTGAAGGGGGGCGCGGGGGAGCGGCAGCGCCGGGATTTCCTGGGGGAGGCTGCCCGCATGGGACAGTTCGCCCACCCCAACGTGGTGCGGCTGCGGGGGGTGGTGACGGCCAGCGCCCCCGCCATGATCCTCACCGAGTTCATGGAGAACGGAGCCCTCGATGCCTTCCTGCGGGTATGGGGACGtcgcgggggggaggggggcgtgagggggggtggggggggacatggggggatgTAGGGGATGTGGAGTATGGGGGACATAGGGAACGTGAAGGACGTGGGGGGAGAaatgggggacacggggggtgtggggggatataggggggacacagggggtgtggggggatATAGGAgacatggggggacacagggggtgTGGGGGACACGGGACATCAGGGACATGGGGGATGTGGGGTCACATGGGAtgtgggggacacggggggcCAGTTGGCATATGGCGGACATGTGGTGACACACAGGGGACATggtcagccccccccccccacgtgAGGTGACCGTGTCCCCCCCGCTGCCGGTGTCCCCTCAGGGCCGGGTGGGGACGCTGGGGCCACTGCAGCTGGTGGCCATGCTGCGGGGCATCGCGGCCGGGATGCGGTACCTGGCCGAGACCGGCTTCGTCCACCGCGACCTGGCCGCCCGCAACATCCTGGTGGACGCCCAGCTGGTCTGCAAGGTCTCTGACTTCGGGCTCTCCCGCGccctggaggaggagagctcGGCTGATCCCACCTACACCAGCTCCCTGGTGAGCTCACCCCCCACGGGGGGCTGCCCGAGTCCTCGGTGCCGATGGGGTTCTGCCAGGGTTGGGGTACCTCCGGGGTTGGGGTCCCACCAGGGTTGAGGTCTCTCCAGGGTTTGGTCTTGCCGGGGCTGGGGTCCCAGCAAGGATGGGGTCCCACCAGGGTTGGGGTTCCACAGATATCTGGgtgccagcagggctgggacagTGGGATCCCTTGGAAGACGGGGTTCCTCCAGGGCTGGGGACTTTCCAGTGTTGGGGTCCTTCAGGGATTTGGGGTCTCCTGGACGCCCGGGTCCCTCGGGGGGGTGGGTTCGCCCAGACACCAGGATCCCCCCGCGTGGGCGTTGGGGTTCCCCCACGATCTCCCTGTCCTCAGGGGGGGAAGATCCCGATCCGGTGGACGGCGCCGGAGGCCATCGCCTTCCGCAAGTTCACCTCGGCCAGCGACGCCTGGAGCTACGGCATCGTCATGTGGGAGGTGATGTCCTTCGGCGAGCGACCCTACTGGGACATGTCCAACCAGGATGTGAGTCGCCCCGGACCCCCTCTGTCCCCCTGCGGGGGTAGATCGACCCGTGGGACCCAGGGTCCAGGACCCAGGTGCGGGTGGGGGCAGTTGGAGCCTTGTTAGGGACAGCTGGAGGTAATTAGGGGGTAATTAGCGTGGGAGGGGACCCAGCTGTCGCGCCCGGACACCTGGTTCCCCCCCAGACGCCGGGATCCCTGGCAGGTCAGGGAGTCCCCTGAGCCCCTGGGTCCCCCCTGGACGCCCGGGTCCCCTGAGCGCATGTCCCCACGTCCCTATCGTCATCGTCATCTCCCAGGTGATCAACGCCATCGAGCAGGATTACCGGCTGCCGCCGCCACCCCGCTGCCCCACGGCACTGCACCGCCTGATGCTGGACTGTTGGCAACGCGACCGCAACGCCCGGCCCCGCTTCCCCGACATCGTCAGCGCCCTCGACCGCCTCATCCGCCACCCCGCCACCCTCCGCATCACCGCCCCTGACGCCCACCGGTACGCCTGGGCCCttgcccggggcggggggggggggagcacacGGACGGACACGGGACAGGGAGTCTCGGACACCCGGGTCGGGGGGGTGGGAGTCCTGGGTGCCTGGGTCCCCTTGGGAcagggggtcctggggtgctGCGGGGCTGACCCATCCGCCCCGGTCCCCGCAGACCCTCCCCACCCCGGCTGGCGCAGcgcagcccccccggcccccccggcgcCCCCTTCGCCTCGGTGGGCGAGTGGCTCCGCACCCTCCAGCTGGGCCGATACGAGGAGACCTTCAGCAGCGCCGGGGTCAccagcctggagctgctgccGCGGCTGCGCAGCGAGTACGGGGCGGGGGGACAGGGCGGGGGGGCACGGGGGAGGACGCGGGGGTCCACgcggggggggcgcggggaCGGAGCGGTCACCCTTGCGTCCCCCGCAGGGACCTGCTGCGCATGGGGGTGACGCTGGCCAGGCACCAGCAGCGGATCCTCAACAGCGCCCAGAGCCTGCAGAGCCCCCCCAAGGGGGACCCCCACTTCTGAGCCACACCCACAACGCAGCCCCGCCCGCGCCAAGATGGCCGCTGGGGCACCACGGACCCGTTGGAAGGGGCTTGGCCCTGGCTGGGTCACCAAGATGGCCGCCTCGTGCCCCGCCCCGTTCTACCAAAGCGTGACTTGACTTTGCCCTGTGATGTCACGGCAACATCACCAGTGCCGATGACATCGTCGCTCGCCGCCCACGGACTCCAGGTTGGTGATGTCGCAGGGGAGCGAGGCTGTGGGCGGGGCCCAGTGCGTGATGTCACGCCCTGGGGCTCCCATGAAGTCACCGCTCGTGACCTCAGCGTTGCCTGGGAACTGCCGTGACCTCGTGACCTCGTTGCCTtggggctgccccctccccagtgaTGTCGTAAGGCCCTCATGATGTCACAGCTCTTTGGCCCCGCCCCTCCTGTTGAACCAGAGagggtggggctggggaggtcACGCCCAGGGGTGTGGCTTGAGGTGGGCACGGTCTGGGTGGGTGGAGCCTGAGCAGGTGCAGACTGAGCTGGTGGGCGGAGCCTGGGCAGGCGTGGTCCCAGGGGGCGCAGCCAGTGTGGGCGTGATCCGGGTGGGCAGGGCCCCCCAGgtgcctttattttttcttttttttttttttaaccaattcTGTTAATTTATGGCCCGAAGTCGGAGCCAATAAAAGTGGCGACGGCGGCTCATCCGTATGCAAACGAGAGGGCCGGGCCgcccagacacctgggtccgCCCCCTGCCCCGGtttgggggacacacacaaTGGGACAACAGCACTCTCCCCACCCCACATCAGGGGGTCCCCAATGTCCCGAGGgggccctgggggtccccacGGTCCCGGATGTCCCCGTTGTCCTCATAGTCCCACGTGTCCCCGCCATCCCCAAGGCCGCCGCCGTCCCCAAGGCCGCCGTGGTCCCAGACGTCTCCCCAGTCCCCGCTGTCCCCAAGGCCGCCGTGGTCCCAGACGTCCCCCCGGTCCCCGAGGTCCCCCCGTCCCCAG
Proteins encoded in this region:
- the EPHB4 gene encoding LOW QUALITY PROTEIN: ephrin type-B receptor 4 (The sequence of the model RefSeq protein was modified relative to this genomic sequence to represent the inferred CDS: deleted 1 base in 1 codon) yields the protein MLNKGVSCWGGPDACPPPPPPGRLGPLPAGRLGPLPAKGGPTGGGTGWDTARTPGSPPWAQADGRTDGRFPTASSCPKSPKLSPNFPPPPHRRFPWTPGSPPGAPQKRGGGRTRTAGFAERGRGGGTARTAGSPRLWGRGGGPGRLDSLAVGQSRGSRTPGSPRAAMGLWLLWLWVPLGFAEEETLLNTRLETTDLKWTVYPPGEGQWEELSGLDEERQASVRTFEVCSGVGPPGPPQNSWLRSAWVPRRGATHVYAELRFTLLACDSLPRPRPARRRRRGASDDPADDPPGNHDALGDGPGHRDALGDGPGDHDALGNGPGDHGGLGDGPRIACGNYGDLGDGPGNQNALGNSPGNHDARSNHPGNHDALGNGPGNNGGLGDGLGNDGGLGDGPGNALGNRGDLGNRPGNHDARSDGPGNHDAWSDGPGNHVTLSDGPGHRNTLSNGPSHRDVARSNGPAKGPACPRPRRSPAPPQPRPCKETFNVFYHEADADTATALTPPWMENPYIKVDTVAAEHLSRPTASAGGGRPAGRINRKTLRLGPLSRAGFYLAFQDLGACMALLSVRLYFQRCPEVTARLARFPATVPRELVAAVTGQCLEGAVPVGAGAPVMYCREDGRWAEPPAQGCVCGPGREPDAGLGCRACSPETFKAEAGGGSCEPCPPFSQAPSPGATACPCRPGFYRAPGEGPALRCSAPPSAPRSVVARLNGSGVRLEWSSPRDGGGRPDLAYGVGCRACPERAPCGPCARLTFSPGTAGLRGRGVTVTGLQPYVTYTFTVTARNGVSHLSPHPPPGEEVNVTTTKDVPLPVYDVVRIGGSPTGVTLSWPTPPPAPPGSHVLDYEVKYYEKMGGGEGPPMFLKVPAPRAELGGLRRGGLYGVRVRARSEAGYGDFGPETAVTTQGAEGSRGEHGGLVAGAAALGGLLVLALLAGTLLCFRRHSHRHREDADQHGHRPAGHGGKLYIDPLTYEDPGVALRDFAQEIDVACVKIEEVIGAGEFGEVCRGRLALPGRPESPVAVKTLKGGAGERQRRDFLGEAARMGQFAHPNVVRLRGVVTASAPAMILTEFMENGALDAFLRGRVGTLGPLQLVAMLRGIAAGMRYLAETGFVHRDLAARNILVDAQLVCKVSDFGLSRALEEESSADPTYTSSLGGKIPIRWTAPEAIAFRKFTSASDAWSYGIVMWEVMSFGERPYWDMSNQDVINAIEQDYRLPPPPRCPTALHRLMLDCWQRDRNARPRFPDIVSALDRLIRHPATLRITAPDAHRPSPPRLAQRSPPGPPGAPFASVGEWLRTLQLGRYEETFSSAGVTSLELLPRLRSEDLLRMGVTLARHQQRILNSAQSLQSPPKGDPHF